In the genome of Chryseobacterium sp. 52, the window TCGGAGTCTTGCATAATTCTGAGTTTTCAGCATTTCATGGATGCTTTTCAGTCCGTTGTGACCTGCATCAGAACCTTTCATTTTCATTCTCAAAGTCCCGAATGGAAGCACAAGATCATCTGTCACAATCAATACATTCTCCAATGGAATATTTTCTTTCTGCATCCAAAATTTCACTGCATTTCCGGAAAGGTTCATATAGGTATCCGGCTTCAGAACGAGCACTTTTCTTCCTTTATATTTCCCTTCTGCCATCCAGCCGAAATTGGTTGTCTTGAATGAAGCTTCCAGCGTATCAGCTATTTTTTCAGCTACTTTAAATCCTATATTGTGTCGTGTATTTTCATATTCGGGGCCTTTATTTCCAAGACCTACTATTAAATATTTCATTGAGAAATTTTTTGCAAAATTAAGGGATAAAAAATAAAAAAGCCCAATCTTATAAAGATCGGGCTATATATTTTAAAGTTTCTTTTTAGAAAGGCTTATAAATGTAGTTCACACCATATCCTTTCGTCATATATGTCTGCGGATCATAATTGTAATTCGTAGTTCTCGTAATCGGAGAAGGAATTGGAGGTAAAAGATCTGTTACAGATAATTTCTTAGGATTGTTAGGAGATAAAATATGACTTTCTCTGTCGTTAATTTCAGTGGATAAAAGTCTTGAAATTTTATAGGCTCCCGGAAGCAATGTAAACGGACTGATTTCCGTATCATAATTCCAGAAATCATAGGCAAATCTGGTAGTAGGTCTTCCAAATACAGTTCCAGACATTGGCCCATAGTTTCTCACTACTTTAGATACGTTATCGCCTAAGTACATATATGCTGTTTTAGAATAACTGATATAGGCAAATGGTGTTCCGGAAACATCCGGACCGTTTCTCATGATAATAGTATCCAGTTTAGCGGTAGAAGCACTATATTTTAATGTATAAAGTGACTTTGTTTTTCTTAAAAGGGTCTGAGGCCCAAGATTAGTAGCAGGCGGCACAGGCGGAGGTCTTCTGAAAACAGAACGGTTCTCCGAGATTGTTTCTAACCTGTCGTTTGGTCCATACGTAAATAACTGACTGTAAGAAACACTGTCTTTATCCAGTTTTCCGTTTCCATCCAGATCCAAAAATCCGTTGAAAGAAACCTGGCTTACCTTGTTACCACTGTATGCGATATCTGTGATTGAAGCACTGTCTGTGATTACTTTCGTTACCAAAAGTCCACTGTAGTGATATTCTGCTAATGTATCTTTGTCTGTAATTTCTCTGTATAATGCTCTTGGCCCGTTTAAGCCTCCTGTATCGTTCAGGTCCAATAATGGATCCCCATCTTCGTCTAACATGTCCTTGCAGGAGTGTATTGAAGAAAAACCTGCTATTAATAAAATAAAGTAGAAAAGTTGTTTCATTTCCAGGTAATTGTTTATTTTTTGACAAATATAACTTTTTTTTATACAAAAGTTATGTTTTTATTTATATTCCAATAAAACTGATAATCAAATGAGTTTTATAACGTTTTGTAAACATATTTAAGTGCCTGATCCTTATCTGAAAGAGGATAATTATAAGCGTCATACAGATATGTCATAGGCGTATTCACTCCCGGTGCAGGCGCTGGCGGCATTACAAATACCGATGTAGGGTTGTTCGGAGAAATTCTATAAAAAGTCTCAGGACGAATCAGACTCCAGGCTGTAAAAAATGTTTTAGGAAGTGTAGAGAACGGACTAATCTTGGAATCATAGTTCTGGTAACTGTAAACCGTCACCTTCGCTGTAGCCATATTAGGATCTCCTGTTCCTGTAAGCACTCCTTTGGCACATTCTGCCTTAAAGATATTGTCTCCCATATAGGTAAACTTACTTTCAACAAACATACTGTAAGCTGTATTTCCTGCCACTTTCCTTTTTTCAAGGATTTTCGCAAGCTTTTTTCCTGAAGCATCATAAGTAAATGTATAATCACTTACAAATGAATCTATAGAGGCAGCTGCTGTAGCGGTACATGTTGCCGTATAGACATTCCCTTTACTGTCTTCGCTTACGCTAAAATCATAAGCCATACTTCCCGTCAAGCTTCCAAGAAATTTTATTTTGCCTATTTTATTATTAATATAAGTTACAGTACCTGTGTAATAATTATTGGTACTGCCATCTCTAAGCATTCCTTTCTGAAAAGCAGTTCCATTAAGTGTATATTCTTCCTGAACGGCACCGTTTAAAGTGATTTTTTCCAAAACTCTGGCCGGAGGAGGGGTTGTATTCCCATTGTTTCCGCCATTATTGGCACTAGGTTCAAATTGATCTGTAGAAGAGTTGTCACATGAAACCAACAGTCCGAAAAATACTCCGGCAATGATTTTAAAAAGATAGTTTTTTCCCATGAAAAAATATTTTAGTGAGTTTACAAATATAATCCATTTTTTTGATGAAAACAGTCACTTCTCCAACAAATCCACAACAATCAACATCTTTTCACAAAAAAAACCTAAAAACACAGTGCTTTTAGGTCCTTATTTATGATATATCCCGAAATTAATAAGGTTGAAGTACAGATGTTGTTAAAACAGACTGTGACATTTCACTATTCAGATAATCTGTATTTACTGCTTTTCCCATTCCCAAAGTTCCTGAATTCAAATTTCTTTTGGTACATGCTACTTTTACCATGTAATTATTCTTTGGTGTAAGATTGGTAAGGGTTGCATTGAGATTAAAAATCTTGTAGCTTCCTTCAGAACCTATTAAAACATCAGTTCTAACTGCTCTAAGTTTATTATCCACAAAGATTCCACATGCAAAACCGGAAGAAGAATTCGCATTCCCTGTTTTCTGAGCCGTAGTCTGAAAAGTAAAAACTACTTTATTAATGCCATTGGTAATGGAAAAAGTGTCGTTGGTTCCTGCCAGAACCGTCCATGCATTAGTAATATCCATCCCTTCCGAATAAGGAGTTACAACTCCGTTTGGAGAAGTAAATGTAGCACCCGTCTGATCCTCAACGGTATTTAATGAAAATACAGACATACTTCCCTGTCCATCTGCAATCTTTATACTTTTCCAGTCATTCACATTCAATTCCGAATTGTTATGAAGAATAGTTCCCGCTGATCCGGCTGATCCTTTTAATAAATTCGTTCCTCCTGTCCTGATTTCTTTTCTAACGTTGACATCCCCGTTGACATCCAGCATATTAACCGGGCTTGGAGTATTGATACCCACCTGTGCATTGGCAAACGCTGCCAGCAGCAAAGATTTTATGATAATAATTTTTCTCATACCTGGATTAGTTTATAATAATAGGGTTAAATACCTGAGGAATCTCATACACATCAACTTTCAGGGAAGACTGAGCAATAAAACTGTTGATATTAGTCTCTGCATTGATTCCGATAGCCAATACAACATCATTTGCTGTTCTGTATGACCCCAGTCTCGAGCAGGCAACACTTACAGTATGCTGTCCCTTGGAAAGATTGGCTACTACCCCAATCTGATTATGTGTAATGAAAGTACTGGTTGCGCTACTTGCTTTTAAGTTTCTTTGTCTAAGATTAACCAGCTTGTCATCTACAAAAATACCACATGCATAATCTATAGATATATCCGGTGTTCCGTTTACAGGGAGATTAGCCTGCACTACGGTTTCAAACTGGAAATACGTCTTACTCTCTGTACTGAATACACTGATAGGCTCTGACAAACCTGCAATTTTCTTAAAACCAGGAAGACTGGAAATATCTGCTCCTTTAGTAAAAGCTGTATTCTTGGAAACAATATTGGACTGTTCGTTATTGGTAAATTTCACTCCGGTTCTGTCTGAAAAAGAGTTATTAAATATCAAATAAAATTTATTCGGCTCATATTCAGGGATTCGCAGTGTCTTCCAGATGGGAGGATAATTTTCCCCCTGAGAAACAAGAATCTGGTCATTATTCCCTTGAGAAAGACTATTATCTACGGCATTAAGCACAACGATTTTATTTCTTAAATTGACATCACCATTAACGTCCAGTCTCGCTTTGGGTGAGCCTGTATTGATTCCCACCTGAGCAGAAAGAGACAGCCCTGCTATAAAAAACAGGATTGATATAATATTTTTCATCAATTAATTGCTTTTATAAGTTACATATTCAATCACATCGATCTTCAGAATAGACTCAAGGGTAAAGGCATTGGAAACCGTATTGGTATTGGACACATTCCTTCCCATTACAAACTTTGAGTTCAGATTTGATGTATTAATTTTTCTGCATGCCACCTCAAGTTTCTGTGCACCCACCGGAACATTCTGCTCTGTATAATTAAGCGTGAATATATAATCCTGAATACCTGATTTCTCTGCATTATTGTTGGACACCACTTTATCAGGGCGTACCGCTACCAATTTCCCATTTCGGAAAACCCCACAGGTAAATGTGACAGACTGAGAAACCTCAGCATCCGGAGCCTTCATTTCAATACCGGTCTGAAACTGGTAAGTAAGTCTGTTTTTCCCATTTTTAATGACAAAATTGTTTTGAAGACCGTCAATTTTAGACCACTTTCCTTTTGATGTATCCGTAATATCATCTCCAACATTGTTCTTATAAACATTGTCTGCCGCTATCCCGTCAGAAAGTGCTGTAATACCTGTCTGATCCGATGACAAGTACGAATTGATCAATTTGTACTGCCCTTCTTCCATAAAGGAAACATTCAATGATTTCCAGGCAGCAGGCAAACCTTCTCCCTGTGAAACCAAAACCTGGCCGTTCAGCCCGGCATTTCCTGCCTGGTCAGATGTACCGCCTACTCTAAGTTCTTTTCTTAAGGTGGTCTTCCCGTTGATATCAAGAGTAGATTTGGGAGCAGTTGTCCCGATTCCCACCTGCGCGTTAACACAAAGCGATAAAAGCCCGGTTGCGCAACAATAGATAATTCTTTTCATAATAAGGGTTGCAAAGGTATGGATTTTAATCAGGAAAAACCATTTACAACCATATAAACACGTAGAAATAAAGCAATTACGTTATAGAATTAATTGTACAAAAAAGTAGAATTATTACTACAAACGAACTCTTTTTTTTCAGTTCTTTGACGCATACTTCGCACAAACCCAATACCAGACGCAGATACGGCAATATTTTTTCTCATTGTATGGTGATTTTCAAGGAGTTTAAATTTTGCTTCAGAACCCTTTAACAGGGCTTAATAGTGATAATTATCATAAAAAAAAAGATCTAAAAAGTAAACTTTCAGATCTTTCCTAATATTGATTTAAAAAAGTAGGGGATATATCTTTATGGATGCCCAATAATGGTTTTCAGTAAAACATTCACCTCATCTACATTTTTCACTTTTTCTTTTCTCATCATAAGCTGATTTCCTTCTTTTCCTATTTTTTCTTTAAGCTGAGCCTCAGCCGGATTTTGAGTCAGATAATTAATGATACGTCTGAAACCATCCGTCTGATAGAACTTATCTTGCGGATTGCCCGGAAAATACCCTAAAAACAAACCGTTTTTCATCACGATCTTTTCAAATCCTATTTCTGCGGCAAGCCATTTCAATGCAACACTTTTTAATAAATTAATTGCTTCTTTTGGTAAAGCCCCGAAACGGTCGATCAGATCAAATTCAAACTGATGAAGATCTTTTTCATTGTCTATTTCTGCAATTCTCTGGTACAACAACAGTCTTTCCTCTGTATTAGAGATATAGAAATCCGGAAGCATCAGTTCCAGATCTGTATCAATATTCACCTCTTTTACAGACTTGAACAGTTTTTGTCTGT includes:
- the pth gene encoding aminoacyl-tRNA hydrolase, which translates into the protein MKYLIVGLGNKGPEYENTRHNIGFKVAEKIADTLEASFKTTNFGWMAEGKYKGRKVLVLKPDTYMNLSGNAVKFWMQKENIPLENVLIVTDDLVLPFGTLRMKMKGSDAGHNGLKSIHEMLKTQNYARLRFGISADFSEGRQADYVLGTWNEEETEKLAERIEKFTKASLSFVFAGINNTMSAFNGK